The following proteins are encoded in a genomic region of Phycisphaera sp.:
- a CDS encoding NADH-quinone oxidoreductase subunit D translates to MPYTMRPDEGYGLDVETTGYLADHPDTGDRWTLNFGPQHPATHTTLRLVLELDGERVARCTPHIGYLHSGFEKLGEALDYNQYVTIVSRMNYLSPVSNDIAWHGAVETLFGIEITPRCKVLRTILAELGRIQDHLLCVGAAALDLGAITGFLYSFNPREKIYDIMDFVAGQRYHPDWTRVGGAMQDLPDQEVFQRMVKAFCHEDCLVAMKDLETLVERNRIFMDRSRGIGILSKEDAIAWSIAGPLARASGVARDLRKDAPYLCYADNWDGQGAEAVRFQVPVADQGDVYTRFLVRIEEIKQSVKIIDQLIDNIPGGSIDVFSDSKMVKPPKAEVYGSIEGLIQHFELIMSNRGWKPPVAECYDAQETANGELGYYIVSDGGPRPWRVRTRPPTFMNYAIMAMMTEGHMLADVVGILGSINVVAAELDR, encoded by the coding sequence ATGCCGTACACCATGCGACCGGACGAGGGCTATGGCCTCGACGTGGAAACCACCGGCTACCTGGCCGACCACCCCGACACCGGCGACCGCTGGACGCTGAACTTCGGGCCCCAGCACCCGGCCACCCACACCACGCTGCGGCTGGTGCTCGAGCTCGACGGCGAGCGCGTCGCCCGCTGCACGCCCCACATCGGCTACCTGCACAGCGGCTTCGAGAAGCTCGGCGAGGCCCTGGACTACAACCAGTACGTCACCATCGTCAGCCGGATGAACTACCTGAGCCCGGTCTCCAATGACATCGCCTGGCACGGCGCGGTCGAGACGCTCTTCGGCATCGAGATCACGCCGCGGTGCAAGGTGCTCCGCACGATCCTGGCCGAGCTCGGCCGCATCCAGGACCACCTGCTGTGCGTGGGCGCGGCGGCGCTCGACCTCGGTGCCATCACCGGCTTCCTCTACAGCTTCAACCCGCGCGAGAAGATCTACGACATCATGGACTTCGTCGCCGGCCAGCGGTACCACCCCGACTGGACCCGCGTGGGCGGGGCGATGCAGGACCTGCCCGACCAGGAGGTCTTCCAGCGGATGGTCAAGGCCTTCTGTCACGAGGATTGCCTCGTCGCCATGAAGGACCTCGAGACACTCGTCGAGCGCAACCGCATCTTCATGGACCGCTCGCGCGGCATCGGCATCCTCTCCAAGGAAGACGCCATCGCGTGGTCCATCGCCGGCCCGCTGGCCCGGGCCTCGGGCGTCGCGCGAGACCTGCGCAAGGACGCCCCCTACCTCTGCTACGCCGACAACTGGGACGGCCAGGGCGCCGAGGCCGTGCGCTTCCAGGTGCCCGTGGCCGACCAGGGCGACGTGTACACCCGCTTCCTCGTGCGCATCGAGGAGATCAAGCAAAGCGTCAAGATCATCGACCAGCTCATCGACAACATCCCCGGCGGCTCGATCGACGTCTTCAGCGACTCGAAGATGGTCAAGCCACCCAAGGCCGAGGTGTACGGCTCGATCGAGGGCCTCATCCAGCACTTCGAGCTCATCATGAGCAATCGCGGCTGGAAGCCCCCGGTCGCCGAGTGCTACGACGCGCAGGAGACCGCCAACGGCGAGCTTGGCTACTACATCGTCAGCGACGGCGGCCCGCGCCCCTGGCGCGTCCGCACCCGCCCGCCGACCTTCATGAACTACGCCATCATGGCCATGATGACCGAGGGCCACATGCTGGCCGACGTGGTGGGCATCCTGGGCAGCATTAATGTGGTGGCGGCGGAGCTGGATCGGTAG
- a CDS encoding sigma-70 family RNA polymerase sigma factor encodes MDDEPQLIERAKAGDGAAAGEIVERYQRRIYTLCLRILGNADDAEELTQETLVKALTGLERFDGRANLGTWLHRIATNACYTRIRSDRVRSKGRVPWPEGGEPEARSRVQRSDEVLDAGQRQRHVAMALDQIQPEHRVVLVLRDVQGLEYEQVAEVLGVPMGTIKSRLFRARLALRQAIERLESGVTQGKGGNQQ; translated from the coding sequence ATGGACGACGAGCCCCAACTCATCGAGCGTGCGAAGGCTGGCGATGGGGCCGCCGCGGGCGAGATCGTCGAGCGGTACCAGCGACGGATCTACACCTTGTGCCTGCGCATCCTCGGCAACGCCGATGACGCCGAAGAACTGACCCAGGAGACCCTGGTCAAGGCCCTGACGGGCTTGGAGCGCTTCGACGGCCGCGCCAACCTGGGCACCTGGCTGCACCGTATTGCGACGAACGCCTGTTACACCCGTATTCGTTCGGATCGTGTCCGGTCGAAGGGGCGTGTTCCGTGGCCCGAAGGTGGGGAACCTGAGGCCCGCTCGCGCGTCCAACGGAGCGATGAGGTCCTGGATGCGGGGCAGCGCCAACGCCACGTGGCGATGGCGCTCGACCAGATCCAGCCCGAGCATCGCGTTGTGCTGGTGCTGCGGGACGTCCAGGGCTTGGAGTACGAGCAAGTGGCCGAGGTGCTGGGCGTACCCATGGGAACGATCAAGAGCCGGCTCTTCCGGGCCCGGCTGGCACTGCGTCAGGCGATCGAGCGGCTCGAATCCGGCGTCACTCAAGGCAAGGGCGGCAACCAACAATGA
- a CDS encoding glycosyltransferase, with amino-acid sequence MRICLVSKEVLPFWGAGIGVYVSLMARAWAAAGHEVHVLSEPHPGLLDDGPKTHKGVRFHAVDVHAGQCLLDGFRCQFEQHSMAVHEKLSELHAKHPFDYIEFPDFGGEGWLALKARRTLGAYAGAVMAVRLHTPLADCIELNADAMLDRETALILAIETQAIRDADALISPCTSLLERVRDRYGPDVAKDRKPGFVVPYAFDMATIDELGKGQAEKYERPTVLFYGRSERRKGVHLLVPAAQQLMDEGLDFDVRFIGGDTMTGPACGSVRRHLEKLASRAHADHFRFDAPRPRVELGPAIRGAAVCCFPSLWENYPNVCLEALALGKLVVGSNAGGMSEQIEDGVSGLLFESGDIESLKDTLRRALTDDALREQVKTVGPQRVASMCEPARIVRETSAAIDAARGRMVKTTEFSTSRVTSNGSPNGKAVPDASIIIPFYNMAMWLPQTLESAKAQTHANTEIVVVDDGSTDPASIAMIDQLDRDGSVRVVRKRNGGLGDARNFGIAEARAKWVVPLDADDLLDPTFVAKALHAANQPSHSSRPLAMVTSIVAAFPETPEDAPWIWLPLGLERDMLPAANVCSCCVALINKAVLDAVGGYDTWLTSYEDWDFYCALASRGYRCETMPERLIYYRQREDSMRHEIGEPNLARFRALITHRHPNLAEHPDIALRILAGELRQHESVYLRNPRYQAIDRINRAFKRTPLHAPLKSLVLRTLGVGAMD; translated from the coding sequence ATGCGAATCTGCCTGGTCAGCAAAGAGGTTTTGCCCTTCTGGGGCGCGGGCATCGGCGTCTATGTCTCGCTCATGGCCCGGGCCTGGGCCGCCGCGGGGCACGAGGTCCATGTGCTGAGCGAGCCGCACCCGGGGTTGCTCGACGACGGCCCGAAGACCCACAAGGGCGTCCGCTTCCACGCGGTGGACGTCCACGCCGGCCAGTGCCTGCTGGATGGCTTCCGATGCCAGTTCGAGCAGCACTCGATGGCCGTCCACGAGAAGCTCAGCGAACTGCACGCCAAGCACCCCTTCGACTACATCGAGTTCCCCGACTTCGGCGGCGAGGGCTGGCTTGCCCTCAAGGCCCGGCGGACGCTGGGTGCCTACGCCGGCGCGGTCATGGCCGTCCGCCTGCACACGCCGCTGGCCGATTGCATCGAGCTGAACGCCGACGCCATGCTCGATCGCGAGACCGCATTGATCCTGGCGATCGAGACCCAGGCCATCCGCGACGCCGACGCGCTGATCTCCCCGTGTACGAGTCTGCTCGAGCGCGTCCGCGATCGCTACGGGCCCGACGTCGCCAAGGATCGCAAGCCGGGTTTCGTCGTGCCCTACGCGTTCGACATGGCGACCATCGACGAGCTTGGCAAGGGCCAGGCCGAGAAGTATGAGCGTCCGACGGTGCTGTTTTATGGTCGCAGCGAGCGGCGCAAGGGCGTCCATCTGCTGGTGCCCGCCGCCCAGCAACTCATGGACGAGGGGCTGGACTTTGACGTCCGCTTCATCGGCGGCGACACGATGACCGGCCCGGCCTGCGGCTCGGTGCGTCGGCATCTGGAGAAGCTCGCGTCGCGTGCCCACGCCGACCACTTCCGCTTCGACGCCCCGCGCCCGCGCGTCGAGCTCGGCCCGGCCATCCGCGGCGCGGCGGTGTGCTGCTTCCCGTCGCTGTGGGAGAATTATCCCAACGTGTGCCTCGAGGCCCTCGCGCTCGGCAAGCTCGTCGTGGGTTCGAACGCCGGCGGCATGAGCGAGCAGATCGAGGACGGCGTGAGCGGGCTGCTGTTCGAGAGTGGCGATATCGAGAGCCTCAAGGACACGCTCCGGCGAGCACTCACTGACGACGCCCTGCGTGAGCAGGTCAAGACGGTGGGGCCCCAGCGCGTCGCGAGCATGTGCGAGCCCGCCCGCATCGTGCGCGAGACGAGCGCCGCGATCGACGCCGCTCGCGGGCGCATGGTGAAGACTACCGAGTTCTCCACCAGCCGCGTCACCAGCAACGGCTCGCCCAATGGCAAAGCGGTCCCCGACGCCTCGATCATCATCCCCTTCTACAATATGGCTATGTGGCTGCCGCAGACCCTGGAGAGCGCCAAGGCCCAGACGCACGCGAACACCGAGATTGTCGTTGTGGATGATGGCTCGACCGACCCCGCCAGCATCGCGATGATCGACCAGTTGGATCGCGACGGGTCGGTCCGCGTCGTGCGCAAACGCAACGGTGGGCTGGGCGATGCCCGCAACTTCGGCATTGCCGAAGCGCGCGCGAAGTGGGTGGTCCCGCTGGACGCCGACGATCTTCTCGACCCGACCTTCGTCGCCAAGGCGTTGCATGCGGCGAACCAACCCAGCCATTCCAGCCGCCCGCTGGCGATGGTGACCTCGATCGTCGCGGCGTTCCCCGAGACGCCCGAGGACGCCCCGTGGATCTGGCTGCCGCTCGGCCTCGAGCGCGACATGCTGCCCGCGGCCAACGTGTGCTCGTGCTGCGTGGCCCTCATCAACAAGGCCGTACTCGACGCCGTGGGCGGCTACGACACCTGGCTGACCAGCTACGAGGACTGGGATTTTTATTGTGCGCTCGCGTCACGCGGCTACCGGTGCGAGACGATGCCCGAGCGGCTCATCTATTACCGCCAGCGCGAGGACTCGATGCGGCACGAGATCGGCGAGCCCAACCTTGCCCGCTTCCGCGCCCTCATCACGCACCGCCACCCGAATCTCGCCGAGCACCCCGACATCGCCCTGCGCATCCTCGCCGGCGAGCTGCGCCAGCACGAGTCGGTCTACCTGCGCAACCCCCGGTACCAGGCCATCGACCGCATCAACCGCGCCTTCAAGCGCACACCGCTGCATGCACCGCTGAAGAGCCTGGTGCTGCGGACGCTGGGCGTGGGGGCGATGGATTAG
- a CDS encoding leucyl aminopeptidase family protein, whose product MFDAISLKKTGQPQAIVVGVFKGKGLGAAAKKLDADGSMAAAAKRGEATGDLGSIAAAYPAKGKPAERVLLLGLGDAKTLTADKLRNAIAAAGRQLSGAKVTTVQFELDDAIGAAKLDDGDAFAAVGESLGLLSWRCEHFRGSASPSSAKPKLAVIESKAARTKALQLGLGLAEGANFARTLSQTPPNVATPAWMAAEAKKLTKHGLKVSVVKGEGLKREKMEGLINVGKASENEPHLIRIEYRPANAAKSAKPIVLVGKTMTYDSGGLSIKVGGGMVGMKRDKDGGCGVMGAMLAIAKTIKPKVPVVALLCSAENSISDEAYRPDDVLTFRNGVTVEVTNTDAEGRLVLADGLCYACDKEKPAAIIDVATLTGGVVVALGSTFSGMWCDDDKLRDKVQSASDASGERVWRLPLHDEYRDMMKSPIADIINSNPNRKAHPIQGAAFLSYFVDEKVPWCHLDIAGTHAVEGDEGPYIKGPTGFSARLLARLAQSW is encoded by the coding sequence ATGTTCGATGCGATCAGTCTGAAGAAAACCGGCCAGCCCCAGGCCATCGTCGTGGGCGTCTTCAAGGGCAAGGGCCTGGGTGCCGCCGCCAAGAAGCTCGACGCCGACGGCTCCATGGCCGCCGCCGCAAAGCGGGGCGAGGCCACGGGCGACCTGGGCTCCATCGCCGCCGCGTACCCCGCGAAGGGCAAGCCCGCCGAGCGTGTGCTCCTGCTGGGACTTGGCGATGCCAAGACACTGACCGCCGACAAGCTCCGCAACGCGATCGCCGCCGCGGGCCGGCAGCTCTCGGGCGCCAAGGTGACCACCGTGCAATTCGAGCTCGACGACGCCATCGGCGCCGCCAAGCTGGATGATGGCGACGCCTTCGCCGCGGTGGGCGAGAGCCTCGGGCTCTTGAGCTGGCGCTGCGAACACTTCCGCGGCTCGGCCAGCCCGTCGAGCGCCAAGCCCAAGCTGGCCGTCATCGAGTCCAAGGCCGCCCGCACCAAGGCGCTCCAGCTCGGCCTGGGCCTGGCCGAGGGCGCGAACTTCGCGCGCACGCTCAGCCAGACGCCGCCCAACGTTGCCACGCCAGCCTGGATGGCAGCCGAGGCTAAGAAGCTGACCAAGCACGGGCTCAAGGTCAGCGTCGTGAAGGGCGAAGGTCTCAAGCGTGAGAAGATGGAAGGCCTCATCAACGTCGGCAAGGCCAGCGAGAACGAGCCGCACCTGATCCGCATCGAGTACCGCCCCGCCAATGCCGCCAAGTCGGCCAAGCCCATCGTGCTGGTTGGCAAGACCATGACCTACGACTCGGGCGGCCTCTCCATCAAGGTCGGCGGCGGCATGGTCGGCATGAAGCGCGACAAGGACGGCGGCTGCGGCGTCATGGGCGCCATGCTCGCCATCGCCAAGACCATCAAGCCCAAGGTCCCCGTCGTCGCGCTGCTCTGCTCGGCGGAGAACTCGATCAGCGACGAAGCCTACCGCCCCGACGACGTGCTGACCTTCCGCAACGGCGTCACCGTCGAGGTCACGAACACCGACGCCGAGGGCCGCCTCGTCCTGGCCGACGGCCTGTGCTACGCGTGCGACAAGGAGAAGCCCGCCGCCATCATCGACGTGGCCACGCTGACCGGTGGTGTTGTGGTGGCGCTGGGCAGCACGTTCTCGGGGATGTGGTGCGACGATGACAAGCTCCGCGACAAGGTGCAGAGCGCCAGCGACGCCAGCGGGGAACGCGTGTGGCGTCTGCCGCTGCACGACGAGTACCGCGACATGATGAAGAGCCCCATCGCCGACATCATCAACAGCAACCCGAATCGCAAGGCCCACCCCATCCAGGGCGCCGCGTTCCTGAGCTACTTCGTCGACGAGAAGGTCCCCTGGTGCCACCTCGACATCGCCGGCACGCACGCGGTCGAGGGGGATGAGGGGCCGTACATCAAGGGGCCGACGGGGTTTAGTGCGCGGTTGTTGGCGCGCCTGGCGCAGAGTTGGTAA
- a CDS encoding NTP transferase domain-containing protein, with protein MTPHPQAIALILARAGSKGLPGKNRAPVSGKPCVEWTFEHVRASAGIGRAGVSTDDREIATLATQSGFEHWPRPGELASDTATVDAAARAALDQADEHAIVPDDAAIVMLYANVPVRPPGLIDRALAVFRESGCDSVQSYAAVGKYHPMWTARVDSQGRVRPWQGDRLFGGVYRRQDLEPAFVPDGGVIVVRRSCLDAANAEPQNPHAFLGRDHRGVTTEPGDVVDIDNDVDLAVANEILGRQRRPIHA; from the coding sequence ATGACTCCCCATCCACAAGCGATCGCCCTGATCCTGGCTCGCGCTGGCAGCAAGGGCCTGCCCGGGAAGAACCGTGCGCCAGTTTCGGGGAAGCCGTGCGTCGAGTGGACGTTCGAGCACGTGCGAGCTTCGGCTGGCATCGGCCGGGCCGGCGTGTCGACCGATGATCGAGAGATTGCAACTCTGGCGACGCAATCGGGGTTCGAGCACTGGCCCAGGCCCGGCGAACTTGCGAGCGACACGGCCACCGTGGACGCCGCCGCACGGGCGGCGCTCGATCAAGCCGACGAGCACGCGATCGTGCCCGATGATGCCGCGATCGTGATGCTGTATGCCAATGTTCCGGTCCGGCCGCCGGGCTTGATCGACCGAGCGCTGGCCGTGTTTCGCGAGAGCGGTTGCGACAGCGTGCAGAGTTATGCGGCCGTCGGCAAGTACCACCCGATGTGGACGGCCCGCGTCGATAGCCAGGGCCGGGTCCGCCCCTGGCAGGGCGATCGGCTGTTTGGCGGGGTGTATCGCAGGCAGGATCTTGAGCCCGCCTTCGTGCCCGATGGCGGGGTGATCGTTGTCCGGCGGTCGTGCCTGGATGCGGCGAACGCAGAGCCCCAAAACCCACACGCGTTTCTCGGCCGCGACCATCGTGGCGTGACGACCGAGCCGGGTGACGTCGTTGACATCGACAACGACGTCGATCTGGCTGTTGCCAACGAGATCCTCGGGCGTCAGCGGCGCCCCATACACGCGTGA